In Pseudomonas sp. FP1742, the DNA window AGTGATTATTCTCGGTTCCGGCCCTGCCGGTTACAGCGCCGCGGTCTACGCCGCCCGTGCCAACCTCAAGCCACTGTTGATCACCGGCATGCAGGCTGGCGGTCAACTGACCACCACCACCGAAGTCGACAACTGGCCCGGCGACGTTCACGGCCTGACCGGCCCGGCGCTGATGGAGCGGATGAAAGAGCACGCCGAGCGCTTTGAAACCGAGATCGTGTTCGATCACATCAATGCCGTGGATTTCGCTGCCAAGCCGTACACCCTGATCGGCGACAGCGCGACTTATACCTGCGACGCCCTGATCATCGCCACCGGTGCCAGCGCGCGTTACCTGGGCCTGCCGTCGGAAGAAACGTTCATGGGCAAAGGCGTTTCGGCCTGCGCAACCTGCGACGGTTTCTTCTATCGCAACAAGCCAGTGGCTGTGGTCGGTGGCGGTAATACCGCTGTCGAAGAAGCGCTGTACCTGGCCAACATCGCCAGCACCGTGACCCTGATTCACCGTCGCGAAACGTTCCGCGCCGAGAAGATCCTGATCGACAAGCTCAATGCCCGGGTTGCCGAAGGCAAGATCATCCTGAAGCTGAATGCGACCCTGGACGAAGTACTGGGCGACAACATGGGCGTGACCGGTGCTCGCCTGAAGAACAACGACGGCAGCTTCGACGAAATCAAAGTCGACGGCGTGTTCATCGCCATCGGCCACACCCCGAACACATCGTTGTTCGAAGGCCAGCTGACGTTGAAGGACGGCTACCTGGTGGTGCAGGGCGGCCGTGATGGCAACGCCACTGCCACCAGCGTCGAAGGTATCTTTGCTGCCGGTGACGTGGCCGACCACGTTTACCGTCAAGCCATCACCTCGGCCGGCGCTGGTTGCATGGCGGCTCTGGACACCGAGCGTTACCTCGACGGCCTGCAGAACGCTTCGTTCTGATTCCGTAGAAGGCAAAAAACCGGCTTCGGCCGGTTTTTTTATGCCCACGATTTAGAGGCCGATCAAAAAAACTGTGGGAGCTGGCTTGCCCGCGATAGCCATTTATCAATTCAACATTGATGTCGACTGTCACTACGCTTTCGCGAGCAAGCCCGCTCCCACAGGGGACGATGGTTACTTCCGGATTGCAGTTTGCTGTTCAGGAAAGCTTTGCCAGGCACGTCTCAAGGATATCCAGCCCTTCCTCCAGCACGGCGGCCTCAGTGGTCAACGGCGCCAGCAGCCGGATGATGTGCCGCGACTTGCCGCTGGGCATCAGCAGCAAGCCCGAATCGCGCGCCAGGGCCAGCAGCTGTGTCAGTTGCGCCGAGGCCGGTGTGCCATCGGCATTGCTCAGCTCGATGCCGCGCATTGCACCGACGCCGGTCAAACGGCCCAGGTACGGTGTGAGTTCACGGGCTCGCCAGGATTCGTAGCGGCTGACAATCGCCTCTTCCTGTTGCGTGCCCCAGGCGTGCAGGTGTGCATCACTCATTTCGTCCAGGGT includes these proteins:
- the trxB gene encoding thioredoxin-disulfide reductase, with translation MSEVRHSRVIILGSGPAGYSAAVYAARANLKPLLITGMQAGGQLTTTTEVDNWPGDVHGLTGPALMERMKEHAERFETEIVFDHINAVDFAAKPYTLIGDSATYTCDALIIATGASARYLGLPSEETFMGKGVSACATCDGFFYRNKPVAVVGGGNTAVEEALYLANIASTVTLIHRRETFRAEKILIDKLNARVAEGKIILKLNATLDEVLGDNMGVTGARLKNNDGSFDEIKVDGVFIAIGHTPNTSLFEGQLTLKDGYLVVQGGRDGNATATSVEGIFAAGDVADHVYRQAITSAGAGCMAALDTERYLDGLQNASF